In the genome of Toxoplasma gondii ME49 chromosome Ia, whole genome shotgun sequence, the window GGACTGGTTGTGTTAGTTTTTTAGCACGCCACATCCTGAAATTCCATCTTGCCGATAAACGTTGTAGGTGTCCACCCTTCATGAAAAGCCGTTGAACTTGCAGCAAGACCCACAAACACAGTCGACGTACGGAATGGCCTTAAGGCCGGCCTTCTCCGGACGCCGCTGTGCCACGAATTCGTTTTCCGGGGAAAAATTCTCAGCGGGCCTCTCAAAAACTGCGCTTTGTTTCCCGAGAGAGCTTTCTGCCAAAGACACTGGAGGCTGCCTCGCCTGCAGAATAAGCGTGAATCTTGCGCTTCTGCCAGTCTCGTTGAGAACCTCGGACAAGTCGTGTATCGAGAATGCATTCATGAGCCACTCGAACAAGAGACTCGgcaagaggaagcgagacacAAAAGGCAGCAAAGAGCAGAGCAGGTGTCAGACCAACACCATGAAAAGACACGTCATCCTTGAAAAAActgaacagaaaaacactAGAGAACTTGACCTGGTAAGCAGAAACTTTTAAGCTCGAAGCCAGCGATCGAAAGAAAGTACATGAAGTGGTGACAGGAAAGGCACGCAAGACGACGCGGTGGCAAAACACGCGCGGAGGCGAAAGAACactgccttttctttcgtgGCTGTTCGCCGTTTGTCTATTCGTGTTCTACTGCCTCGAAACATGCACGAGATTTGCAATCTCTAGCCACGACGCAAGCTTCGTCATGAATACATTTTGGCGTTTACGCGTTTTCCAGAACGGGGTCCAGACACTTTCAACACCGACTCCTTCTGGGTCTGTCTCATGTTCTTTCTCgtgtttccttgtctttcttctgcatgtGCACGCCGCGAATCGGCACCAGAGGACCCTTTGTTCTTTCCCCAGTCTACCACACGCGCGAGTCTATGTTTCGCACCTTGAAGCATACTTGTTTGCTTCCCGCCTCCGTGTCCTTCGGGAACTTTGTTGCCTCTCGGCGGTGCTTGTTGAGACCCCCATTctcatctttcttctccgctaCCCAAGcagtgtcttcttccgcgctGCCACGTCCCTGACTGCtctgttcgttttttctcgctttcgttCGGCTTCCAGGGCCACCGTCCTGGCAGTAACCATGTCTGCGGCAGGACTGTTTACCTCCTTGTGGGGAGTGTATTCTCGCCTCAGCAGGCGgccgttttctgtcgctcgcgtggtctgcgtcgcctcaACTCCCTCGCTGTTTCACAGGTTTCTATTCCTGCGGTGCTTAGATCAGGCAACGACCGTGGTCGGTTCTCTGCgattctctgtttcgcgcGTTGTCTCCCCCACTCTGATCAGCGGCTGCTCGTACCACGTCGCGACCACGTAGACGAGGCCCGCGATTGAGACGGTCACTGCGCCGCAGCCGAGCGCGACGGAGAGCAActtcgtttctgcctttttgcgcgccttcttctccgcttcaaCTTGCGCGAAAGTTTTGAAGCCGCCGTTCTCCTCGGCGTCGCTGGCGTTCCGCTTCGCTGCAAGAAGGCGCTCTGGAGACCTGGAAAAAAAAAGCTTCCACGCGAGCCGCGCGACGGCCGAAGACTTCCGCCGCGTCAACACGGACAGGAAGAACGAGTGCTGGATTCGGCGCGACAGCGGCAGAGCCGCCGCACAGGGGTCTGAACGCCCTGGCGAGGCTGCGACACGCTTCCGAGTCGACTTCTCTAGCGTTTTGTGGTACACAAAGTGCTCATCAAGTCGCTGCGTGCGTGTGCCGCTCGCGGCGACCCTCGTCGCGAcgaaagacgcgaaaacCGACGGACGCTCTGACGCCAAACAccggcgagacagagagaaaaacgaacgcaGCGAGTCCGCCGCTGAGGCCGGCGGCGCGGAAGCTGCGAGTGGCGGGATGGGAAGGCCGAGAACGGAGCGCGACGCCCGGCCTGCAgaccgagaagcagagctACACAGAGGAGAAtagagggagaaaaagaacaggTTGGAAGAAAGGGCGGTCGTACGGCGACAGAcgcggagaggaggaacCGCCATTGTGGAAACACCTGCAACGGTGAAATCGACACGGCCTGCAGGAAACACAGCGAATGGCCGCGGTGTCTGTACGCTTCAGCCGTCGCAGCTCAACCAGGTAGAGTTGTACTGCCGGTAGACCGGGTGGCAAACGTCCGCGAAAGCGACCAATGAATGGGTACGGGAACAGCAGCTGAACAGAGGAGCGTGCTCGCCGGTCGCGGAGACGACAAAGACACCCGCTGGCCAGGCACACCCTTCAGACGGTGACGGCACCGCTGCTTGCGCCCGAACTCGACTGGGATGCAAcggcctcttctctgcgtgtctGCAGTTTATGTCTTTGCCTTTCGACGTCTCTCAGGACACCTTCGTACCGTCTTTgagtctgcttctccttcgcgtgAAGCACAACTGCAGCAGGCACAGCACGGGCAAgccgacacagagaaaccagCAAACTCTAGCAGGACACCTGCAGCAGGGAACACGAGAACCCCCGACGTCAATCTCGATGCAAAcagctgtctgtctgtcACACGAATGCTCTGCAATGTGCCTTTCACCGACCCTTTCCGTTCTCCGACAGTTTCCCTTCTCGAGGACCGAGCCGTTACGTGGACGTTCACCGACAGCCGCACACAGCTTGCGcaaaaaaagggagacatCGTCAATTTTTGGCTGCCTTCTcaggaacaggagaaaaagcatgtgtgtatgcagCGACCCTCGACAGAAACGGGACTGCGTAGGGCTGCCTTCCCAGTCGCATCTCAGTTTTCACCGCGCTTACATGTGCACATGCCGACGCAGAAGaccgaggaaagaaaaatgaAGATGCTGCCGCGGGGCAGGAACCCCTTCCCTTTCATCTTTTTCCGGCGCTAACTCGAAGACTTGTCCTCACGCAACTGGTGTAACTGCTTTTGTCTTTCCTTTTGAGTCACGGGAACGAGACGGGGTCCTTAGTCAGGGGAGGGCGGCGCGGCCggcgcagcgacagagaaagaactcgAAACAGTGGAGACGCGGGGTCGGCATCTCGAACGCTGGCCATAAACGACGAAGGAAATCTATGCTTTGAAACCGCTGAAGCGGGGAAGTAGCGGCGCAGTTTAACAACGAAAGGCGAGGCTTCGCTCGGTTAAACTCGCTCTGTGTATCGCCCCCTCGCTGGAATCTGACAGgcgacttctctcgcgcAGAGGCACCTCGTGTCAACCGTATGGTGTGGCGGGAAGAAAAAAGTCCCCGAAGCTCCAGCGATTTGCTCTTAGCAGCCAAAGTTCACTTTAGTTACTGGAGTTCTTCTTTTATTTCGTTTTTAGGGGGATTCCTCTCGTTTAAATAGGTAGCCTTTCTCCCCGGGGGTATCGGGTTTCGATCAGGcatccctctgtctccggacGGATACCCGGCCTGTGTGCCCCTCCTTTGTTAAAACTTGTCGGAGTCAAAGTGCACGAGTCCACGACTTGGAAACTGACTTTCACATTTGCTGCCCCAGGTCGCCTCCCACGGATAGTGGCTTTTTCTTCTAGATCACCAGTACAACAGGAATTCCCTGTTTCGTGCACAGACAAGGCAGCTACAGCTGTATGTATCACGCCATAGCTATGATGGATGTCCCCTGGCACAAGAAGGCAAGTAGCTACAAACCGTACAAAGTCTAGCTACGTACATTTGTGCAACTAATATGGTAGGCGGTTGTACATGTTAGATGCCAATTTACCGGCTAAACGTCCCCTGCATAACTTACGCCTGTTCCTTCCGCGGGGTTTAGGAAGGGATCACTCCAAAGTAGCAACAGTGCTCATTAGGTAAGGTATATGTCTTCTTACAAGGCTCAGACATCCGACTGTGACACCTCTACGGGGTAACCTTTGGCTTTTCGAACCCGTGTGCCGGCACAGGCATCAGGGATTCTGAGGTTTGGGAGTGTATTACTTCCGAATCGGGTAAGTTCATTATTGTTGCGTAGGTTTTTGTTTAGATTCCCCGCCGACTTTGGactgtctttcctttccttctctgagGAGCAGTTCCACCTGGGTAGCTCCGAATTTATAGTCACGTGACGATGTTGACACCTCTAGGAGAGTGTGTTTTTTAGCAGTTCTCGCACTGTCAGTCGTTGCTTTTGCTTTGCCGCCGGAGCGAGATGCACGATCACCCGCTTATTGTTTATCGTTCCACGCTTGCAAAAAAGATGGACAGTCCGCGTCCCGCGTGGTCCCATCTTGCGTCTTAagggaaaaaaagacgaaacatAAATGTTGACTAATCAGCCTGAAGTTAAGCCGCAATTAAAGCGTCCTAACGAAGCCCGTCCAAATATGGTCTTGTCTGTTTGAAAAAATATCACCTTGCAGGCATTTTGGTATGTTGCTCGCTTGGCTCTGAAAGCGTCCACGGGGAACTAAATGGTGAAAAAATTCTGGGTAAGCCGTCTTTGCCGCCTCACTGTTCCTAACTCACGCTCAGTCCGCCTTTGAATACCAGGTATTCTCCCGGCGGTTGCACACTCCTCAAGCCTGCTTGTTTTTAGAAATGCGTTCCCGCTCTCATCTGTTtcaacgcagagaaacggaacaTTTTTTCCACTCGGCACTTCGCCACGTCCACATATCGAGCAGCGCGACAAACCATCGAGCAGAGAGGACTAGCGGGACGGCGCGGCTGGACGAGATCAAACAGGATGTGCTGACCCCTATTTTTTTAACCGCGAACCGTAGTCACTGATGCAGATACTCTGCCACGTCCGTAATTCACCATATGCTCCAACTGAGCGCTGCCCGTTATTGTCGGCGGCTCATTCTCTGTGAAGAACGGCCCCACCCGATCAGGACCGCGTCATGTTTTTGCCTATCTTCGAGAAATGATTCCGTCATCAGCGAGTAATGCCGTCAAACATGAACCCCACTATTTTCAGTGGCTAAGCTGTCGCGGCTAGTCTTGTTCCAGAGCAGGATATTATGTTCTTCTGTCGGAAGCCTGTGTCTTTATTTGGCGGGCACATCGGATTCTGTGCACTGAAATAGAACGCATCCCATTTTTGACTAGTCTGCTATTTTGTGATGTCCCTAATGCACAATTTTCCAAGATGAGTTTCTCAGAAGAACAAGTCCCCCATGCTTTACTGGTTACAGCCCACCAGTCCTTCCCAACTATGCAAAGTGTGGATCCGCCTGTTGCCCGACCGATTCAAAGAGCAGCATCCGTCGCAGCCCTGGAAAAGATTGCACAGGTTCCAAATAAAACGCCTTTCGGCATCTCGCGTTGGGTGCTCCTCGCTATCTTTCTTTTCTATTCGTTTCTAACTGGGCCGTCCTACTGGAACTGGACAGCCTTTGCCGATATATTTTTCCTACGTGGAGAGTATGTATGGGGCTGCGAGCCGAATGAAATTGATCGGACAAAACACGCTCACCAACCAAAATGCGATGACCAAGATGTAGCAGTTCAGCAGCTTTTTACGATTATTGTGGCGTCagacttctctttctcgtgtctctctggatTTCTGCTCGATTATGCTGGTCCGCGACTTACGGGCCTGGCTGGGACTTCAGTCCTTCTTCTGGCCTGGTGCCTTCTGGGCGCAGCAGATGAGACACGCCACATGTTGGTTCCAGGAGCTATTCTATGGGGTCTGAGTTCATCAGCGGCCTTCTTTCCCTGCTTATCTGTTGCCAACCTCTTTCCCACTTCTCGCAACACCGTGATTGGCTTTCTCGGGGCATCCCGCACCTTGTCGAATGCCACTCCCCTGGTATTGCGAAGCATAGCAATGAACAACCATACACTGGCGTCACGTTTGTTCTACGGATATGCTGGGTTGTGTATTGGCCTCTGCGTTATTATCGCTGCCATCTTCATCCCGATGCGACAGTGGCAGGTTCTTCCGTCTCTAGCCAAAGCTGCCGGATTGGTGCCGACCGATGGTGGCACAGTGGAGGACACTGCACCGGCAAGCTCCAGCGAGGCAGACGCTGAGCACACCGACAGGGAAAATGTGGAGTTCATAGGGATGAAACGAGGTTTTTCCCGATCACTGTCAGCTCTCAGAACAGCGACACTGGTGggcggcgaggaaagagaggacgaacagGCGCATGTCGACCTTCTACAAGTGGCAGTACTTCGGCAGGATACTCTGATGACGATGCAGCGTGGCACAACCGCCGCAGCGGTGTCCCGCGGGTTAGACTGGAACGCTTTCCTCAGGGaggctttttctcttgtcttcaTCCCCCTGTGTGTATATGAGGCGTTCGTGCTGCTGTCAaacagcttcttctcttcatccGCGCGCCACCTCCTTCCCGCGGCATACGAAGCGAACCAGATCATCCAGATTTTTGCGTTTCTGCCTGCTCCTCTGCTAGGAGTGCTTGCAGACAAAGCCGGTATTCTTGTCACCATGGCGGTGGTCAACGGGTCTGGATTATTTGCATTCATCATGGCGATGGTGCCGGAGGTGCCCGCTGCTGTAGTGTGCCAGTACCTCGCTTGCCTTTGCATAGCAGTCAACAATTCTTTCATCATGAGCCAGGTCTACTGCTACGTCAATCAGAGTTTCCAGGAAGGCCATGCGGGCAAACTAATTGGTATTGCGTGTCTCGTTGCTggacttccttctcttgcaGCCAACGCGATGCTTTCTACTGCTGTCAGCGACGGGTTTCCCAACATGATGTCTCTCTGTATTGGACTTCTCACCGTAAATTTCCTTCTCATTGGAGGACTGGGTGTCGCCCGTCGACGAAGGGCCCAGAAACTCCTTGCGGAGACCGAAGTCGCCTTCCAATCTGATATGGCCACCGGCTGAATGCTTTGTTTTGAAAAGAGTTTCATACACTTCTTGTAGCCGTTGCGGCGTGCCCCGGGCAGCGTGCTGCTACGTGCAGAACACTCTGGCTCGCTGCTCAGAATCTTTAGTAGCTTTTTTACTAAAATTATATTTTAATTGATAAGCTTTACCTTGTTGTGTTAAAATATTATCACATTCTAAATGCATTTCTTTTTTAGAAAAAACAAAACTCGGGATAAAAAATTTTATTCGATTTAATTGAAAAAAAGTTGCTACGTCTGCGGTTGTCATTCTGCTTCACGTCTGCGATCTCGCCGAATCTTGGTTACCGAGTGACAATTCTCAAGTCTGTCTTGGTGTCTTGATCGATGTACTGCCTGAATGTCGTCGGCATAGTTGGCATTACGAGGTCTCTGTTACACCGGAAGAATGAAGAGGGGTTCGGCACTCACCTACAAATCGAAAGAAAGCAAGTCTAAGAGTAAACACCGTCGTCTCTACACTCGCCTGGCAACTGTCACCCGGGGATTCAGTTGTTCGTTCTCAATCTCTCAGGTGGCCTGCACAGTTCTTCATTTGATGATTGCATGCAATGGCATTTCGACGGTGGCTCGAAAAAGCTGGTTACAACACGAATTCCACAGCCGCGTCCACAAAATATCTCCGCTGCGAGAAAATCTGTATCTCTACGCAGACAGTTCACATCGAGTGAGCCAGAAGTATTATCTTTTGAAAACTTCAGTTTGAACTCGCTGGGGGCCTTGAGTGGTAACCACGAAGTCGCAACTCAGGCGCATCATTTCTGCTGTCTACGGGTGTCCACTGATGCAGTCTGAAGGGTTGTCATCGAAACGAGGCCAAGGACCTACAGCAAGGGCTCAGGGGATTACCGTCACAGGAGTAGATCTGCTTACAAGATATCTAAGAATAACTCCAGCTGGTCGGTCACGAAATAGAGATACTCCAGATAAAAAGCATGGGAAACGGAGATATCTGGCATCTTCCATCTACAATGCCGGCCAGCGGCTCGCATGGAAAATCCCGCCGGACCTACTTGTCCGGTCGCTCTCGCTGAGCTTTGTCGACCGACATCGATTCCTCGATATGGTGTACGAACGTGTAGAGTTATTCACATCCTCCCACGCTTGCGTATCTAAAGACGGACAGAATGTTTCATACTTTGGGAAGTGACACAGCAGAAATGCCACTGCAGGGCACGAATGCTTGCAACGGCAGTCCAGAAACGTTCGCGTGGCGTTTTCTGCGGTTCAGCAGTTCTGCAGCATGAACCAGGGCAGCCTGTTTTCATTCCTACGTGTCATACCGCTCAGTTGAGGCGACGCTGGGAATTCTGCCTGGCCACCTGTTAGAGGCGGAGCTAGCTAGCCCGCGGACCAGGAGGAAGAGGTATCAAATTCGTTCTATTACGTTGTTGATGGGAGACACACTAACGCCTGGGTCTAATGCGCGCAGGTACCCTGGTACGATAATGTTTTCGGACTTGTCTCTTATCAACATGGCTGGTGAAGCACATCTGCCATCTCTTCGTGTGAAGAACTAGACGACGTGAAATCACGTACCGCTGCAGCATTTGGAGGCTACAACCACACCACCGAGAACAAGTACCAGTTTTTCAACGTTTTAATTCCAGTGTTTGTCAAGAGTTGTCTCCAGAAGTTCGGTGTTGGCTTGGTAGTCTCTTTTAAAGTTACTGATCTGCATTCTCTACTGACgtgttctcttttcctgtACGCAGAATCGACCGACAACACGGCTGTAATGCCCCCTAGAAGGGGAAATTCGGTGCTTGTTGAGTGGGCACCCTTTAAGGTGCAGATTCTCTTCGGTCGGAGACATTCATCCTGGAATATTATTTTCGTCCTTCGTTCCCTGGGGTCCATATTGACAGGACTTTCCGACTGTTCCATCTTGATTACTCTTTCCAGAAGGCCAAAGCGAAGGCTGCTACCCAGATCTGCCACTACAAATGCCCCTTGGAAAACTCGTCCGATTTGATACTGATGGAGGAATAAGATAACACTAATGTGCAATGTATAACTACGAACATGGAGACACCATGAGAACAGTTTCAATTCTTGCGCCCGCTGTCTCTGGTTCCCCGGATCAGCGACAAGTCAGTTTTTGATACGGGATGGGTGGAAGTCTCCAAGAAGCTATAACCTGTCATTTTACATGACTTCACCCCGCGTGTACCTTGTTCATTCGTATAGTGTCTGGCATTCAACGGCATGTTAGCTGTATTTGTGTTCTTTGAGTAACCTGCTGGGATTCTCCAGATGCTTGGCTGTTTACGCGAATATTTTCGTACTAGGGAATCGTTCTGAACTCTTTACAACATGGCAGAGGTGACAGCACAAGGAAACCCACGTGTCTTGCAAGCTCGCGCAAGAGCGGTTTCCGGTTTGCAGGACGAGACGCCGTCAGCAGTTCACAATGATACTCCACTGCGTCTCTCACGTGAATGCTTGCTGTGTATCTtttgtgtatatgtattcCTGTCTGGACCGTTATACTTTAACTGGTCTCCACTTGCTGAAATGTGGCTCGCGTCAGGTAGCTTCCGTGAAGCGTGTGATCCTGGTGAGCTCGATTCATCGAAACCAGAGACCGAGCCCAAATGCCAAGAGGAGGAAATCGCAGTCCAAGGGTTTTTCGTTATCACTGTGATGTGTGACATGTGCTTCTCGTTGCTCTCTGGTTTCTTGTTAGACTCTGTAGGACCCAAGGTAACAGCTGTGATAGGTTCCACAGCGCTTACGATCTCGTGGATTGTCAACGGAATATCCAGGCATTTACTAACAGCTCACGCTTCAATCATGCTTATGAGCGCCAGCTTGTCCATGGCCTTCCTCCCCTGTCTTATCATTGCCAATCTCTTCCCTAATGCACGCAACACCGTGATTGGCCTCCTGACGTGTTTCCGCTATTTGTCGGGCACGGTACCCATTGTTTTGAAGACTGTCTTTTTGGGGAATCGCTCAGTGGAGGACACTCGCTCCGCCGCCTATACCTACGGGTTGTTGTGCGTTGGATCGTGTGTGTTCATGGCAgcttgcttcttcccctcaAAGAAATGGCAGCGTATACGAGCCCTTCCGTGTCCCAGGGAAAGTGGGACTCCAGCTCCCGAGGAAGCGTCGCTCCAGTCTGCTCACCGCACAAACACACCAAATGACAGAATCATTTCCGACACCGAAATAACTCTCACCCGCAGACAAAGCTTTTCCAGATGGTGTCGCGATAGTCTAGCCACTTGCTTAGGCGCACCATCACGTACAATAGACTCTCTCGACGCTGCCAACCTGAGATGTGACCTCGTTCGAAGTGAAGAGCGAGGCACCACGGATGCCAGGGTTCTTTCTTGGAATGACTGGAGAGAATTTTTCTTCGAGGCATCATCCTGCGTATTTGTTTGTATGTGTCTGTTTGAGACAATGCTGCTTATTGGTGAAATCTTCTTCCAAACGGCTGGGAGACGTCTCATACCTCTAGCATACAAAGCGACTGAAGTGATAAACATTTTGGCTGCCCTTCCAGTCCCTCTTATAGGATTCCTggcagacagacgaggaaTAACCGCATCCATGTGCGTTGTTAACGTAATCGAATTGCTCGCATTAATTTTCACCATCATTCCTGAATTCCCCACTATTGGCGCATGCCAATATCTGGCGTCTTCTTTTATGGCTGTAgcctctccgttcctcgTTACCCAGATTTATTGTTACGTTTTTCAGAGCTTCCAAGAGGCGCACACGGGAAAACTTATAGGCTTGGCGTGTTTCATTGTGGCAGTTCCAATGATTGCAGTTCTTTCGATGGTGAAGGCTGGATTCCATAGGGGCTTTTTCGACATGTTGCTTGCCTGCATTGTGATGCTTGTTGTGAGTTTGTTGCTTCTCGGTGTCATTGCGATTCTCCGCGTGCGACGAGCAACGACGGTACTCTCAAGCATTCATTCAGAGGACCCGTTGCACGAGTGACTTTGAATTTGATGTTAAGATGAAGCTTGCGGTTTCGATAATAAATCTGCGGtcagacagaaaaaaaaatatGAACTGCCAACGGAAATGCCGTCAGGACAAGACCCCCACGTGCACGTTTTCCTAGTTGCTCGTCGTACCGCCTGACGACTGCACCCCATCCCCAGTGTGATTGTAATGATGATGAACGGGGTTAAGGACAGATGCACGTGCATGAGAACAACAGCACTTGGCATATGCATTCTGCTTGTTTTGAACGTCATCAGCGATTCGGTTGTCTGCTTGCAACCAAACGACGTCAGCTCACGGTTGATCAGCAGAAGATTATGATGGCGCGCAGGGATTGTGGGCGTTGCATTATATTGTGAAGTTTGCCGAACCGCACGAAAGATGAAAATACTCCCTACAGTATCTGTCAAGCCTCCAATTTTATTTGAGTGATTCGAAGTGTTGTTGCAAATTGGCTGAACACTGGTAATTCATGCATTTTTTTTCAAGGGAGCGTTGGTTGAAAATGAGGCGAGTTAGTAGTACATCCGGACTGACCGTTGTTCATAATCATTACGAAGGCACCGCCTTCTTGTAGCCCATTCCGAGAACCGTCAGTTTCAGGTCAACACCGGAGTTGTTCCTGAAAACGAAGACGTCCCGATGTTTTGCAACGCAGCCCGAGCCTCCATAGTAGGGGTATCACGGTTACAGTAACTTCGTTTCTGTGGCGTGTGTTCTACTACTTGCGAATGTACGACGTGGAACTACCGACTACGGGATTGACCGGCTGACGCAGAAGTGTTTCGACAGTGTTCACCTGTGTGGAAAAAATAATTGACACAGACTCTCCCCCGTTTTGTGTGACGGCAGCGACTGCCGGATCGAATGAAACGACAGACGGGCCGGCGAAAACTCAGCGGGAAAACAAGGACCCTGTCGACGTTTGTGCGTAACATACAAACCAAATTTGGCTGTTTGGATCGTCTGTCACGTTGCTGAAGCAAGGGTATCATGGATCTGTCGGGCCAGCGGTGCCGGTCCGACCTGAGTCGCAGGGGAAGCCTAATTGTGGGTAAAAAACTCTTTGCGTACACTGCTGTCTCCCCCCTGAGCTGAATTTTCAgttgtcttgtctctgcaAAGTCCGCCAAACGAACCTCAATTTTTTTTATCTGCACAGCGGAATTCTTTTGTTACTGTGCCTCAAAAGCGACGATGGCAAAACAACGATGCTGCCGTCTGAAACTCCCTTGCTGGAATGTGTGTGCTACTCTAATCCAGGTCGTGCGATCCATCTAGAGACGCTCCAGCAATAACGTAATGATGACAGCATGCACCGGAGGGAAATGGTTATGACCCACAGAAGACATGCTGGGGCATCCGTCCTCCACCATCGTCGTCAGAATGCCATCTGGGGAAGCGGAGTTTCGGCATTGCGGCATCAGGAACCAGATGCCATGCATTTGGGTTAGAACTTGCCGACTGATGCCACATCCCCTGGAGACAAGCGATCGTCCCGCACTGAGCTTGCACCTCATCGTCTGTTTGCATGTATCCACATCTGAAAGAGTTGCGCCGTGCAGAGATCTAAATTCACCAAGGAATGTGGGTTCGAAGCAGATggtgccttcttctcgacgcgTTCCTTTGCAGAATAAAAACGTC includes:
- a CDS encoding hypothetical protein (encoded by transcript TGME49_293400~Predicted trans-membrane domain (TMHMM2.0):207-230), whose amino-acid sequence is MAVPPLRVCRRTTALSSNLFFFSLYSPLCSSASRSAGRASRSVLGLPIPPLAASAPPASAADSLRSFFSLSRRCLASERPSVFASFVATRVAASGTRTQRLDEHFVYHKTLEKSTRKRVAASPGRSDPCAAALPLSRRIQHSFFLSVLTRRKSSAVARLAWKLFFSRSPERLLAAKRNASDAEENGGFKTFAQVEAEKKARKKAETKLLSVALGCGAVTVSIAGLVYVVATWYEQPLIRVGETTRETENRREPTTVVA
- a CDS encoding hypothetical protein (encoded by transcript TGME49_293425); this encodes MAEVTAQGNPRVLQARARAVSGLQDETPSAVHNDTPLRLSRECLLCIFCVYVFLSGPLYFNWSPLAEMWLASGSFREACDPGELDSSKPETEPKCQEEEIAVQGFFVITVMCDMCFSLLSGFLLDSVGPKVTAVIGSTALTISWIVNGISRHLLTAHASIMLMSASLSMAFLPCLIIANLFPNARNTVIGLLTCFRYLSGTVPIVLKTVFLGNRSVEDTRSAAYTYGLLCVGSCVFMAACFFPSKKWQRIRALPCPRESGTPAPEEASLQSAHRTNTPNDRIISDTEITLTRRQSFSRWCRDSLATCLGAPSRTIDSLDAANLRCDLVRSEERGTTDARVLSWNDWREFFFEASSCVFVCMCLFETMLLIGEIFFQTAGRRLIPLAYKATEVINILAALPVPLIGFLADRRGITASMCVVNVIELLALIFTIIPEFPTIGACQYLASSFMAVASPFLVTQIYCYVFQSFQEAHTGKLIGLACFIVAVPMIAVLSMVKAGFHRGFFDMLLACIVMLVVSLLLLGVIAILRVRRATTVLSSIHSEDPLHE
- a CDS encoding hypothetical protein (encoded by transcript TGME49_293410~Predicted trans-membrane domain (TMHMM2.0):9-29) — protein: MKGKGFLPRGSIFIFLSSVFCVGMCTFVLHAKEKQTQRRYEGVLRDVERQRHKLQTRREEAVASQSSSGASSGAVTV
- a CDS encoding transporter, major facilitator family protein (encoded by transcript TGME49_293420~Predicted trans-membrane domain (TMHMM2.0):59-82:119-142:148-168:177-200:206-229:238-261:377-400:414-432:434-457:466-489:500-520:529-552), which gives rise to MSFSEEQVPHALLVTAHQSFPTMQSVDPPVARPIQRAASVAALEKIAQVPNKTPFGISRWVLLAIFLFYSFLTGPSYWNWTAFADIFFLRGEYVWGCEPNEIDRTKHAHQPKCDDQDVAVQQLFTIIVASDFSFSCLSGFLLDYAGPRLTGLAGTSVLLLAWCLLGAADETRHMLVPGAILWGLSSSAAFFPCLSVANLFPTSRNTVIGFLGASRTLSNATPLVLRSIAMNNHTLASRLFYGYAGLCIGLCVIIAAIFIPMRQWQVLPSLAKAAGLVPTDGGTVEDTAPASSSEADAEHTDRENVEFIGMKRGFSRSLSALRTATLVGGEEREDEQAHVDLLQVAVLRQDTLMTMQRGTTAAAVSRGLDWNAFLREAFSLVFIPLCVYEAFVLLSNSFFSSSARHLLPAAYEANQIIQIFAFLPAPLLGVLADKAGILVTMAVVNGSGLFAFIMAMVPEVPAAVVCQYLACLCIAVNNSFIMSQVYCYVNQSFQEGHAGKLIGIACLVAGLPSLAANAMLSTAVSDGFPNMMSLCIGLLTVNFLLIGGLGVARRRRAQKLLAETEVAFQSDMATG